The Pseudobdellovibrionaceae bacterium genome contains a region encoding:
- a CDS encoding insulinase family protein encodes MKRKQAPKTRGRSEATASVRFQKSTLSNGVRVVTEHHPFVQSLSIGVWVMSGTRDEDAGLNGISHFLEHLVFKGTKKRSAYQIARSLEEVGGELNAFTTREYTCYHATVLQRDWRLALDVLADLVTNMKIKPRDFEKEREVILEEILMAGDDPEDLAYDLFLQKIFPRHQLGKMILGTEKSLAAMKLSDIVAYYRERYQGKHLIISAAGALDHDDFVAEVESLFGRKPSAGRMPARRAPKTQGFAMGVNRPTEQLHLLMGVPCPSFRDPSRFASFLINAWLGGGMTSHLYQKVREKRGLVYSIYSALHTFTDAGMMNIGASAAPAKMADVVEEVFDTMLKLSEKGMTEREIRFYQRQIEGSLRLGAEDVENRMNSLAINEMVFGAYRPVQQVIEEINQVTEADIRRALKQWRDKDLGVLFVGANAESVHEWYQGARAKGRLRID; translated from the coding sequence TTGAAGCGTAAACAAGCGCCCAAGACCAGAGGCCGTTCGGAAGCGACGGCCTCTGTTCGTTTTCAGAAGTCCACGCTGTCCAACGGCGTGCGGGTCGTGACCGAACACCATCCCTTCGTGCAGTCGTTGTCCATCGGGGTCTGGGTCATGTCCGGGACGCGCGACGAAGATGCGGGGCTGAACGGGATCTCGCATTTTTTGGAGCATCTGGTTTTCAAGGGCACGAAGAAACGTTCGGCCTACCAGATCGCGCGTTCGTTGGAAGAGGTTGGCGGCGAGCTCAATGCCTTCACCACGCGCGAGTACACCTGCTATCACGCCACCGTTTTGCAACGGGACTGGCGACTGGCTTTGGATGTCTTGGCCGATCTTGTGACCAATATGAAAATCAAACCGCGCGATTTCGAGAAAGAGCGCGAAGTGATCCTGGAAGAGATCTTGATGGCGGGGGATGACCCGGAAGATCTCGCCTATGATTTATTTTTGCAGAAAATCTTCCCGCGCCATCAACTGGGGAAAATGATTCTGGGGACCGAGAAGTCCCTGGCGGCCATGAAACTTTCCGATATCGTCGCTTACTACCGCGAACGTTATCAGGGGAAACACCTGATCATCTCGGCGGCGGGGGCTTTGGATCACGATGATTTCGTGGCCGAGGTGGAAAGTCTTTTCGGCCGCAAGCCGAGTGCGGGCCGGATGCCGGCGCGGCGCGCGCCGAAAACTCAGGGCTTCGCCATGGGTGTGAATCGTCCGACCGAGCAGCTGCATTTGTTGATGGGCGTGCCTTGTCCGTCGTTTCGGGATCCGTCGCGCTTTGCGAGCTTTCTGATCAACGCATGGCTGGGCGGCGGGATGACCTCGCACTTGTACCAGAAGGTGCGCGAGAAGCGCGGTCTGGTTTACTCGATCTATTCGGCTCTGCACACCTTCACCGATGCGGGCATGATGAATATCGGCGCGTCGGCGGCGCCCGCGAAGATGGCGGACGTGGTGGAAGAGGTCTTCGACACGATGCTGAAGCTTTCCGAGAAGGGGATGACCGAACGCGAGATCCGCTTTTATCAGCGTCAGATCGAGGGTTCGCTCCGACTGGGGGCGGAAGACGTCGAAAATCGCATGAATTCACTGGCGATCAATGAGATGGTTTTCGGCGCTTACCGGCCCGTGCAGCAGGTGATCGAAGAGATCAACCAGGTGACCGAGGCCGACATCCGTCGTGCTTTGAAGCAGTGGCGGGACAAGGATTTGGGCGTGCTGTTCGTCGGTGCGAATGCCGAGAGCGTGCACGAGTGGTATCAAGGGGCGCGCGCCAAGGGCCGCCTCAGAATCGATTAG
- the pnp gene encoding polyribonucleotide nucleotidyltransferase has protein sequence MKTTVTTSVGGRQITIETGRLAKQADGAALVSCGNNIVLVTAVSSKKESTLDFFPLQVEYQEKFYATGRIPGGYFKREGKPTTNAVLTARLIDRPIRPKFPEGYRNETQIVATVLSADGAFPVEILASIGASSALHVSDIPFDGPIAAVQVGRVDGQLIANPTPQQMERSDFDIIVAGTKVGLLMVEGECKLVSEADAMAALRFGHASLIPILNAQEELREKSGSKPKRAFTPAVIDPAFRESVEAFLAPKIHAALRIREKGERYAAGDAAKAEAKKQFVATIADDKLKAQREKELGNIVEDLKYKTARSMILDDKHRIDGRDMVTVRPIACEVGFLPRAHGSGLFTRGETQVLGTVTLGTGDDEQFIDSLLGLEKRRFLLHYNFPPYSVGETGRFGGNSRRELGHGNLAERSLKIALPDHEKFPYTIRVVSEVLESNGSSSMGTVCSGALALLDAGVPVKHNIAGIAMGLIKEGDRFAVLSDILGDEDHLGDMDFKVAGSAAGISALQMDIKIDSVSFEVMDQALAQAKDGRIHILNEMEKVMKVPRGQISEFAPRIETIRINPDKIREVIGAGGKVIRGITEATGVKIEIEDDGQIHIASADPLATKKAIAMIQDIVAEAEVGKVYKGKVVKITDFGAFVEIMAGTQGLLHISEITHERLRSVTDVLHEGDDVDVKVLDIDRAGRVKLSRKVLLSKDQH, from the coding sequence ATGAAAACCACCGTGACGACTTCAGTCGGCGGACGGCAGATCACCATCGAGACCGGACGTCTCGCAAAACAAGCCGATGGTGCGGCACTGGTCTCTTGCGGTAACAACATCGTTCTCGTGACCGCGGTCTCTTCGAAAAAAGAATCGACTCTCGATTTCTTCCCCCTGCAGGTCGAATACCAAGAAAAATTCTACGCGACCGGACGCATTCCCGGCGGCTACTTCAAACGCGAAGGTAAGCCCACGACAAACGCGGTTCTGACCGCACGTCTGATCGATCGTCCCATTCGTCCCAAGTTCCCCGAAGGCTACCGCAACGAAACGCAGATTGTGGCGACCGTTCTTTCGGCGGACGGCGCTTTCCCCGTCGAAATTTTGGCTTCGATCGGTGCGTCGAGCGCGCTCCACGTTTCGGATATTCCCTTTGACGGTCCCATCGCGGCGGTTCAAGTCGGTCGCGTCGACGGTCAGCTGATCGCGAACCCCACGCCCCAGCAAATGGAGCGTTCGGATTTCGATATCATCGTGGCGGGAACCAAAGTGGGTCTTTTGATGGTCGAAGGCGAGTGCAAACTCGTCAGCGAAGCGGACGCGATGGCGGCCCTGCGCTTCGGTCATGCCTCGCTGATTCCGATCCTGAATGCGCAAGAAGAACTGCGCGAAAAGTCGGGCTCGAAGCCCAAGCGTGCGTTCACGCCCGCGGTGATCGATCCTGCGTTCCGTGAATCCGTCGAAGCGTTCCTGGCACCGAAGATCCACGCGGCTCTGCGCATCCGTGAAAAGGGTGAGCGTTACGCGGCCGGTGATGCGGCGAAAGCCGAAGCGAAGAAGCAATTCGTCGCGACGATCGCGGACGACAAACTCAAAGCGCAGCGTGAAAAAGAGCTGGGCAATATCGTTGAAGATCTGAAGTACAAGACCGCGCGCTCGATGATTCTGGACGACAAGCACCGGATCGACGGCCGTGACATGGTCACCGTCCGTCCGATCGCGTGCGAAGTCGGTTTCCTGCCCCGCGCGCACGGTTCGGGCCTTTTCACTCGCGGTGAGACTCAGGTTCTGGGGACCGTGACTTTGGGAACCGGCGATGACGAACAGTTCATCGATTCGCTCCTGGGTCTGGAAAAGCGCCGCTTCCTGCTGCACTACAACTTCCCCCCGTACTCGGTCGGAGAAACCGGTCGTTTCGGTGGAAACTCGCGCCGCGAACTCGGTCACGGGAACTTGGCGGAACGCTCGTTGAAGATCGCCCTGCCGGACCACGAGAAATTCCCCTACACGATCCGTGTCGTTTCGGAAGTTCTGGAGTCGAACGGTTCGTCGTCGATGGGTACGGTCTGCTCGGGTGCCTTGGCGCTTTTGGACGCGGGTGTTCCCGTGAAGCACAACATCGCGGGAATCGCGATGGGTCTGATCAAAGAGGGCGACCGTTTCGCGGTTCTCTCGGACATCCTGGGTGATGAAGATCACTTGGGCGATATGGACTTCAAAGTGGCGGGTTCGGCAGCCGGGATCTCGGCGCTGCAGATGGATATCAAGATCGACTCCGTTTCGTTCGAAGTGATGGATCAGGCCCTCGCGCAAGCGAAAGACGGCCGTATCCACATCCTGAACGAGATGGAAAAAGTCATGAAGGTGCCCCGTGGTCAGATCTCGGAGTTCGCTCCGCGCATCGAAACCATCCGCATCAATCCCGACAAGATTCGCGAAGTCATCGGTGCGGGCGGTAAAGTCATCCGCGGCATCACCGAGGCGACCGGCGTGAAGATCGAGATCGAAGATGATGGTCAGATCCACATCGCCTCGGCCGATCCTTTGGCGACGAAAAAGGCGATCGCGATGATCCAAGACATCGTTGCGGAAGCCGAAGTCGGCAAGGTCTACAAAGGCAAAGTCGTGAAGATCACGGACTTCGGCGCGTTCGTCGAGATCATGGCGGGGACTCAAGGTCTTCTGCACATCTCGGAGATCACGCACGAGCGTTTGCGTTCGGTGACCGATGTTCTTCATGAAGGCGACGACGTGGACGTGAAAGTCCTCGATATCGACCGTGCGGGCCGCGTGAAACTGTCGCGTAAGGTTTTGCTTTCGAAAGACCAGCACTAA
- the rpsO gene encoding 30S ribosomal protein S15, which produces MAVTKLQKEAIVKKFKTSELDTGSSEVQIALLTSRINEMSSHFSIHKKDVHGVRGLMRAVGRRRKLLDYLKRTNTKSYEKVIKELEIRK; this is translated from the coding sequence ATGGCAGTCACCAAGTTGCAAAAAGAAGCGATCGTTAAGAAGTTCAAGACCAGCGAACTGGACACCGGTTCGTCGGAAGTGCAGATCGCTCTGCTGACTTCGCGGATCAACGAAATGTCGTCGCACTTCTCGATCCACAAAAAAGACGTGCACGGCGTGCGCGGACTGATGCGTGCGGTCGGTCGCCGTCGTAAACTCCTGGATTACCTCAAGCGCACGAACACCAAGTCGTACGAAAAGGTCATCAAAGAACTCGAAATCCGTAAGTAA
- the truB gene encoding tRNA pseudouridine(55) synthase TruB: MLEKNGLLLLDKPAGWTSHDVVARARRILNMKSIGHSGTLDPMATGLMVLLLGEATKLSQYILEKDKGYELEVRFGITTSTFDAEGEVVSEKPIEVSEAEIEAAARGFVGEMELPVPAFSAIKVDGQKLMDRARRGEDFTPPMKTMHFFDLEILGQAPGTLRAHISCSKGTYIRTWAHELGQRLGCGAHLTALRRTVSEPHRLGDAVTFEQLENMVAEDRWSKGFVPMNQALSEWKSVRAQGNMAHLLSNGQISHDLKAQLIRIFKPGEDRGVQVLNANGQILALIGLEAGKGFTLRRVFRY; encoded by the coding sequence TTGTTGGAAAAAAACGGACTTCTGCTTCTTGATAAGCCCGCGGGCTGGACCAGCCACGACGTCGTCGCGCGTGCGCGGCGGATTCTGAATATGAAGTCCATCGGTCACTCGGGCACTCTCGATCCCATGGCGACGGGACTGATGGTCCTTCTGTTGGGCGAGGCGACGAAGCTGTCCCAGTACATTCTGGAAAAAGACAAAGGCTACGAACTCGAGGTGCGGTTCGGGATCACGACCTCCACTTTCGATGCCGAGGGCGAGGTCGTTTCGGAAAAGCCGATCGAGGTTTCCGAAGCCGAGATCGAGGCCGCCGCGCGGGGCTTCGTGGGCGAGATGGAGCTTCCCGTCCCGGCCTTTTCGGCGATCAAAGTCGATGGCCAGAAGCTGATGGACCGGGCCCGCCGGGGGGAAGATTTCACCCCGCCGATGAAGACCATGCACTTTTTTGACCTTGAAATCCTGGGGCAGGCGCCGGGGACTTTGCGGGCCCACATCTCATGCTCCAAGGGCACTTACATCCGGACCTGGGCGCATGAGCTGGGGCAGCGGTTGGGCTGCGGCGCCCATCTGACGGCGCTTCGGCGGACCGTCTCGGAGCCCCACCGGCTGGGGGACGCCGTCACGTTTGAGCAGCTCGAGAACATGGTGGCCGAGGACCGTTGGAGCAAGGGATTCGTGCCTATGAACCAGGCGCTTTCAGAGTGGAAAAGCGTCCGGGCGCAGGGGAATATGGCTCATTTGCTTTCGAACGGGCAGATCTCGCATGACCTCAAAGCCCAGCTGATCCGCATCTTTAAGCCCGGCGAGGACCGGGGAGTGCAAGTTCTGAATGCGAACGGGCAGATCCTGGCTTTGATCGGTTTAGAGGCCGGCAAGGGCTTTACTCTGCGCCGGGTTTTTCGTTATTGA
- the rbfA gene encoding 30S ribosome-binding factor RbfA has translation MKGDGIRVARVEREVQSLISRFLAGAYKGELPGLVTVSMVKMPADLKTARVFISFFNAAEKEEKEGVQLLQRRAPEIQSYINDELGLRYCPRLTFMRDETSERIIEIDRILQDLDTQKSGASKPASSTETSDE, from the coding sequence ATGAAAGGCGATGGCATCCGCGTCGCCCGCGTCGAGCGCGAGGTTCAGTCCTTGATCTCACGTTTTCTGGCGGGCGCCTATAAGGGCGAGCTGCCGGGACTCGTGACGGTCTCGATGGTGAAGATGCCGGCGGATCTCAAAACCGCGCGCGTCTTCATCAGCTTCTTCAATGCCGCTGAAAAAGAAGAGAAAGAGGGCGTGCAGCTGCTGCAGCGACGCGCGCCCGAAATCCAAAGTTACATCAATGACGAACTCGGCCTGCGTTACTGTCCGCGCCTGACCTTCATGCGTGATGAGACCAGTGAGCGGATCATCGAGATCGACCGCATCCTCCAGGATTTGGATACGCAAAAATCCGGGGCATCGAAGCCCGCATCATCGACGGAGACGTCGGACGAATAG
- the infB gene encoding translation initiation factor IF-2, whose amino-acid sequence MSNLKVFEYAKEVGMTPLALMDKIREWQLPVKSHMAELTPDLISQIQEKMNAKDAPAEPVKKTATRKKAATKAAPKAPKVTTVKAKAAAAAKEEPVEAKPKSSATVVRRKAKAVEEKADEVELQDDVVESVDDAPEVTPEVSAKTEDVPARALKTEVPAEAAAPVAAKPAPAVADVVPEAQVEARAPETARPAETAKPAAETAKPAATDAPAQAAETPAAAAAPTGTAAPTGPKIVARKKEVAIGQSGVASNVAASAPRRNIVGRMDLSRVQAPPGRPTPRGDGGGPSNFSRPTRPGEGGFAPRPKGNLRPGFIQQAPPPDLPPMGADDFRRRVDNRKRPGAGGATDPASAREKEEQPKTFDAAEFRKRELVFQPKKKKVGLSRPAQATVKTVAAAHKRVLKVEGGMKVGDMAQTMGLKATDLIKVLMKSGVMATINTVLDFDTIALIAPEFKWEAQSVLKTDQDLVAETAFGDLDAEPVVRPPVVTVMGHVDHGKTSLLDAIRQADVASGEAGGITQHIGAYQVSLEDGYKVTFLDTPGHAAFTAMRARGANVTDIAVIVVAADDGVMPQTAEAISHAKAAGVPMIVAVNKMDKPGANPDKIKQQLTEYEVVPEEWGGSTMFVNVSALKKTGIPELLEQIRLIAEVAELRANPMRSAKGAVIEAKIEKGRGPVATVLIQDGTIKVGQFIVAGTQTGRVRAIMNDKGERLEEAGPGMPVQIGGLGGTPQAGDKFDVVADEKTAEEVAGYRRDEAEKAARVTGKATLEQIFAKATRGDVKDLAVVLKADVAGSLEAIQGMFSKLSTPEVNVKIIHSAVGGISESDVLLASTTKGIIVGFNVRPDGAASQAAKSKGIELRTYSIVYELMDDMKRIMSGLLTPDVVEKVMGRAEVRNTFSVPKIGVIAGCFVSDGKIARSNLARLVRDGKIVFEGKISSLKRFKDDAREVATGFECGIGIENFNDIKVGDVIEAYTKEEVARSLEGPGAGAEA is encoded by the coding sequence GTGAGTAATTTGAAGGTTTTTGAATACGCGAAAGAAGTGGGGATGACCCCGCTCGCGCTGATGGACAAAATTCGGGAGTGGCAACTTCCGGTGAAGTCCCACATGGCCGAGCTGACGCCCGACCTCATCTCGCAAATCCAAGAGAAAATGAACGCGAAGGACGCGCCCGCGGAGCCCGTGAAAAAAACGGCGACCCGCAAGAAGGCCGCGACCAAAGCGGCGCCGAAGGCTCCGAAAGTGACCACCGTGAAGGCGAAAGCTGCGGCGGCCGCGAAGGAAGAGCCCGTTGAGGCGAAACCGAAATCTTCGGCCACGGTCGTTCGTCGTAAGGCGAAAGCGGTTGAGGAAAAGGCCGATGAGGTCGAACTCCAAGACGATGTCGTTGAATCGGTCGATGACGCCCCCGAAGTGACTCCGGAAGTCTCGGCGAAAACCGAAGACGTTCCGGCCCGCGCCTTGAAAACGGAAGTCCCCGCCGAAGCGGCCGCGCCGGTTGCGGCGAAGCCTGCTCCCGCAGTGGCGGATGTCGTCCCCGAAGCTCAAGTGGAAGCGCGCGCGCCCGAAACGGCTCGTCCGGCGGAAACCGCCAAACCGGCCGCCGAGACCGCGAAGCCCGCGGCGACGGACGCTCCGGCACAGGCTGCCGAAACTCCGGCGGCCGCCGCGGCGCCGACGGGAACGGCCGCACCCACGGGACCGAAGATCGTCGCCCGTAAAAAGGAAGTCGCGATCGGCCAGAGTGGTGTTGCCAGTAACGTGGCGGCGAGTGCGCCCCGTCGTAATATCGTCGGTCGTATGGATTTGTCGCGCGTTCAGGCGCCTCCCGGTCGTCCGACTCCTCGCGGAGACGGCGGGGGTCCCAGCAATTTCTCGCGTCCGACTCGTCCCGGGGAAGGTGGCTTCGCGCCGCGCCCGAAGGGGAATTTGCGCCCTGGATTCATCCAGCAAGCGCCCCCTCCGGATCTTCCGCCCATGGGTGCCGACGACTTCCGTCGTCGCGTCGATAACAGAAAACGTCCCGGTGCCGGTGGCGCGACCGATCCCGCCAGCGCACGTGAGAAGGAAGAACAACCGAAAACGTTCGACGCTGCGGAATTCCGTAAGCGCGAACTGGTGTTCCAGCCGAAGAAGAAAAAAGTCGGACTCAGCCGTCCCGCTCAGGCGACCGTTAAAACGGTTGCGGCCGCGCACAAGCGTGTTCTTAAAGTTGAAGGCGGCATGAAGGTTGGGGATATGGCGCAGACCATGGGTCTGAAAGCCACGGATCTGATCAAAGTGCTGATGAAGAGCGGCGTGATGGCGACCATCAACACCGTCCTTGATTTCGACACGATCGCGCTGATCGCGCCCGAGTTTAAGTGGGAAGCCCAATCGGTTCTCAAAACCGATCAAGATCTCGTCGCGGAAACCGCGTTCGGTGATTTGGACGCGGAACCGGTGGTTCGTCCGCCCGTCGTGACCGTCATGGGTCACGTCGATCACGGTAAAACTTCGCTGCTGGATGCGATTCGCCAAGCCGACGTGGCTTCGGGCGAGGCGGGTGGAATCACCCAGCATATCGGTGCCTATCAAGTTTCGCTGGAAGACGGCTATAAGGTCACCTTCCTCGATACTCCTGGTCACGCGGCCTTCACTGCCATGCGTGCGCGCGGAGCGAACGTCACGGATATCGCGGTCATCGTCGTTGCGGCGGATGACGGCGTGATGCCGCAAACGGCCGAGGCCATCAGCCACGCGAAAGCGGCGGGTGTCCCCATGATCGTGGCGGTCAACAAGATGGATAAGCCGGGCGCGAACCCCGACAAGATCAAGCAACAGCTGACCGAATATGAAGTCGTCCCCGAAGAGTGGGGCGGTAGCACGATGTTCGTGAACGTTTCGGCGCTGAAGAAAACCGGGATCCCCGAGCTTCTCGAGCAGATTCGTCTGATCGCGGAAGTCGCGGAGCTGCGCGCGAACCCGATGCGTTCGGCGAAGGGCGCGGTCATCGAAGCGAAGATTGAAAAGGGACGTGGTCCCGTCGCGACGGTGCTGATCCAAGACGGAACGATCAAAGTCGGTCAGTTCATCGTTGCGGGAACGCAAACGGGTCGCGTGCGCGCGATCATGAACGACAAAGGTGAACGCTTGGAAGAAGCGGGACCCGGAATGCCGGTGCAGATCGGTGGTCTGGGCGGAACGCCGCAAGCGGGTGATAAGTTTGACGTCGTCGCCGATGAAAAAACGGCGGAAGAAGTGGCGGGATACCGTCGCGACGAAGCCGAAAAAGCGGCCCGCGTGACCGGTAAAGCGACGCTCGAGCAGATCTTCGCGAAAGCCACTCGTGGCGACGTGAAGGATCTCGCGGTCGTGCTGAAGGCGGATGTCGCCGGATCGCTCGAAGCGATTCAGGGGATGTTCTCGAAACTGTCCACTCCCGAAGTGAATGTGAAGATCATCCACTCGGCGGTCGGCGGGATTTCGGAATCCGACGTTCTGCTCGCTTCGACGACCAAAGGGATCATCGTTGGTTTCAACGTGCGTCCTGACGGCGCGGCTTCGCAAGCGGCCAAGTCGAAAGGCATCGAGCTTCGGACTTATTCGATCGTTTACGAATTGATGGACGATATGAAGCGGATCATGTCGGGTCTGTTGACTCCGGACGTGGTCGAAAAAGTTATGGGCCGTGCCGAAGTGCGGAACACCTTCAGCGTGCCGAAGATCGGCGTGATCGCGGGTTGCTTCGTCTCCGACGGAAAAATCGCGCGTTCGAATCTGGCGCGACTGGTTCGCGACGGCAAGATCGTTTTCGAAGGCAAGATCAGCTCGCTCAAACGTTTCAAAGACGATGCGCGTGAAGTCGCGACCGGCTTTGAGTGCGGGATCGGGATCGAGAACTTCAACGACATTAAAGTCGGCGATGTGATCGAAGCTTACACCAAGGAAGAAGTGGCGCGTTCACTTGAAGGTCCTGGTGCAGGAGCCGAAGCGTGA
- the nusA gene encoding transcription termination/antitermination protein NusA has product MADNMFSELSRVIEQVGKDKGIDRGVIVEAITQGMLTAARKKYGTYREIEATYNDDTGEIELFEFKEVVEREKFIDEEVEIPLDEALKLDPQAQLDDSIGIKLDATDLGRIAAQTAKQIILQKVRDAEREIIFNEFEARKGEVVSGIARRVERGAIVVDMGRTEAFIPPREQIPGEVYKPGDRIQGYITEVRQTTRGPQIIMSRATEHYLMKLFEQEVPEIYDGIVEIMAAAREPGARAKIAVRSNDSAVDPVGACVGMKGSRVQQIVQELKGEKIDIVPWNEDITRFAANALAPAEISRIFMDEENKELEIVCPDNQLSLAIGKKGQNVRLAAKLTGWRIDILGESAASARTAESIFNLMLIPGMNETMAQNIFQSGFGSFTSVAQAQAADIMTIPGYDDPAKAEKLVEDAKALVQKYKTEGIPIPQSPQAQAVLKAGNDSKSQADLRLKQEMEKLAGQSSKAETGEGRE; this is encoded by the coding sequence ATGGCGGACAATATGTTCTCCGAACTCAGTCGCGTGATTGAACAAGTCGGAAAAGACAAAGGCATCGATCGGGGCGTGATCGTTGAAGCCATCACGCAAGGGATGTTGACCGCCGCTCGTAAAAAGTACGGCACCTACCGCGAGATCGAAGCGACCTACAACGACGACACCGGCGAAATCGAACTCTTCGAGTTCAAAGAGGTCGTCGAGCGCGAAAAATTCATCGATGAAGAAGTCGAGATTCCCTTGGACGAAGCTTTGAAGCTCGATCCCCAGGCGCAGCTTGATGACTCGATCGGGATTAAACTCGATGCGACCGACCTCGGCCGTATCGCCGCGCAAACCGCGAAACAAATCATCCTGCAAAAAGTCCGCGATGCGGAGCGCGAAATCATCTTCAATGAGTTCGAAGCTCGTAAAGGTGAAGTCGTCTCGGGGATCGCTCGTCGAGTCGAGCGCGGCGCGATCGTCGTCGACATGGGCCGTACCGAAGCCTTCATCCCTCCGCGCGAACAGATCCCCGGGGAAGTTTACAAGCCCGGCGATCGTATCCAGGGTTACATTACCGAAGTCCGTCAGACGACGCGCGGTCCGCAGATCATCATGTCGCGCGCGACCGAGCATTATTTGATGAAACTCTTCGAACAAGAGGTTCCCGAGATCTACGACGGCATCGTCGAGATCATGGCCGCGGCCCGCGAGCCCGGCGCCCGCGCGAAAATCGCGGTGCGTTCGAACGATTCGGCGGTGGATCCCGTCGGCGCGTGCGTCGGTATGAAGGGTTCGCGCGTTCAGCAGATCGTGCAAGAGCTCAAAGGCGAGAAGATCGACATCGTTCCCTGGAACGAAGATATCACGCGTTTCGCGGCCAACGCTCTGGCGCCCGCGGAAATCTCGCGGATCTTCATGGACGAAGAGAATAAAGAACTCGAAATCGTCTGCCCCGATAACCAACTGTCGCTCGCGATCGGTAAGAAAGGTCAGAACGTCCGTTTGGCCGCAAAACTGACCGGCTGGCGCATCGACATCTTGGGTGAATCGGCGGCGTCGGCACGTACGGCGGAATCGATCTTCAACCTGATGCTCATCCCGGGCATGAACGAAACGATGGCGCAGAATATCTTCCAGTCGGGTTTCGGTTCATTCACGTCGGTGGCGCAGGCGCAGGCGGCGGATATCATGACGATTCCTGGTTACGACGACCCGGCGAAGGCCGAAAAGCTTGTGGAAGATGCGAAAGCATTGGTCCAAAAGTACAAGACCGAGGGCATCCCGATCCCGCAAAGCCCTCAAGCTCAAGCCGTCCTCAAGGCCGGCAACGACTCCAAGTCGCAGGCGGATCTGCGCTTGAAGCAAGAGATGGAGAAGCTGGCGGGACAATCTTCGAAAGCCGAAACCGGCGAGGGGCGTGAGTGA
- a CDS encoding ribosome maturation factor RimP: MTKLETIASDVCARQSVELYDLEFVGTGQGRTLQIFISKPDGKIGIEDCSNVSKGLNEILDADEALIPGGPYSLEVSSPGLERPLRRPSHFEGAVGETAWVKLTRSLGEIAPEFPVTTLRNAKQLTGKLLATNTEGVELDVEGTPTRIVWSDIDKGKTVFDFDALDTKSEGAKANPKNKKNKDHKKKVGH, translated from the coding sequence ATGACGAAGCTGGAAACGATCGCTTCCGATGTCTGCGCGCGCCAGTCAGTCGAACTTTACGATCTGGAATTTGTCGGCACCGGCCAGGGTCGGACGCTGCAGATTTTCATTTCCAAACCCGACGGCAAAATCGGCATCGAAGATTGCTCCAACGTTTCGAAGGGTCTGAACGAGATCCTCGATGCGGATGAAGCGCTGATCCCCGGTGGGCCTTACAGTCTTGAGGTCTCGTCCCCCGGTCTGGAGCGCCCGCTGCGTCGGCCCTCCCACTTTGAAGGGGCCGTGGGCGAAACCGCTTGGGTCAAGCTGACACGCTCGCTCGGCGAGATCGCTCCGGAATTTCCGGTGACGACGCTGCGGAACGCGAAGCAACTGACCGGCAAACTCCTCGCCACGAACACCGAAGGTGTTGAGTTGGACGTCGAGGGAACTCCGACCCGCATCGTTTGGTCGGATATTGATAAAGGTAAAACGGTTTTCGATTTTGACGCTCTCGACACGAAGTCCGAAGGCGCGAAAGCGAACCCGAAAAATAAGAAGAACAAGGATCACAAAAAGAAGGTAGGTCACTAA
- a CDS encoding GNAT family N-acetyltransferase codes for MVGRGVFGELADEPRAALLWADVGAAVEILVLMTHPDHQRQGLMRELGPEFFKYFTGLKPEIWLEVHALNAPARALYADWGFTQVGERPHYYGPGQSAILMTKALPSL; via the coding sequence GTGGTCGGCCGGGGGGTTTTTGGCGAGCTGGCGGATGAGCCCCGGGCGGCCCTTCTCTGGGCGGACGTCGGGGCGGCGGTCGAGATTTTGGTCCTGATGACCCATCCGGATCATCAAAGACAGGGCCTGATGCGTGAGTTAGGCCCGGAATTCTTTAAGTACTTCACGGGCTTAAAGCCCGAGATCTGGCTCGAGGTCCATGCTCTGAACGCTCCGGCCCGTGCCCTTTATGCGGACTGGGGATTCACTCAAGTCGGCGAAAGGCCTCATTATTACGGGCCTGGCCAAAGCGCGATCTTAATGACGAAGGCCTTGCCAAGCCTTTAG